In Quercus robur chromosome 11, dhQueRobu3.1, whole genome shotgun sequence, the following proteins share a genomic window:
- the LOC126704550 gene encoding probable protein phosphatase 2C 44 isoform X1 — protein sequence MSNQAVASASNTAKSPSFFEKIKNATCLKSSSADSGKGKSKSSTNTVSHGFHLVEGKSGHDMEDYHVAEYRKKKNHVLGLFAIFDGHLGDRVPSYLRDNLFNRILDEPTFWNNPESAIRNAYRSTDKLILDNSLQLGPGGSTAVTAIVIDGKDLWVANIGDSRAVVCERGAANQITVDHEPHSERRRIEKQGGFVTTLPGDVPRVNGQLAVARAFGDQSLKAHLSSEPDVRHVPVNSTIEFVILASDGLWKLKRSGWQVIKNQEAVDLVKHIKDPQAAAKRLTTEALAKNSKDDISCIVIRFG from the exons ATGAGTAATCAGGCAGTTGCAAGTGCTTCTAACACAGCAAAATCCCCCAGcttctttgaaaaaatcaag AATGCTACTTGCCTTAAATCTTCATCGGCTGATTCTGGGAAGGGGAAAAGCAAGTCATCGACTAATACAGTGTCTCATGGATTCCACTTAGTTGAAGGTAAATCTGGTCATGATATGGAGGACTACCATGTTGCTGAAtacagaaaaaagaagaatcacGTGCTTGGATTATTTGCCATATTTGACGGCCACCTAGGTGATCGTGTGCCAAGTTATTTGAGAGATAACCTTTTCAACAGAATACTTGATGAG CCAACTTTCTGGAACAATCCTGAGTCGGCAATAAGGAATGCTTACCGCTCCACAGATAAGTTAATATTGGATAACTCCTTGCAATTAGGGCCTGGTGGCTCAACTGCAGTAACTGCAATAGTCATTGATGGCAAAGACTTATGGGTGGCAAACATTGGTGACTCAAGAGCTGTTGTGTGTGAGAGGGGCGCTGCTAATCAAATTACAGTAGATCACGAACCTCATAGTGAACGAAGAAGGATCGAGAAGCAGGGTGGCTTTGTGACTACTCTGCCTG GAGATGTACCCAGGGTTAATGGCCAACTTGCAGTTGCACGTGCTTTTGGGGATCAAAGCCTCAAAGCTCATTTAAGTTCAGAGCCTGATGTAAGACATGTGCCCGTAAACTCAACCATTGAGTTTGTTATATTGGCAAGTGATGGATTATGGAAG TTGAAGCGCTCTGGCTGGCAGGTTATTAAAAATCAAGAGGCAGTTGATTTGGTGAAACACATAAAAGATCCTCAAGCAGCAGCAAAGCGATTGACAACTGAAGCATTGGCGAAAAATAGTAAAGATGATATATCTTGCATTGTGATCCGTTTTGGATGA
- the LOC126704550 gene encoding probable protein phosphatase 2C 44 isoform X2, with translation MSNQAVASASNTAKSPSFFEKIKNATCLKSSSADSGKGKSKSSTNTVSHGFHLVEGKSGHDMEDYHVAEYRKKKNHVLGLFAIFDGHLGDRVPSYLRDNLFNRILDEPTFWNNPESAIRNAYRSTDKLILDNSLQLGPGGSTAVTAIVIDGKDLWVANIGDSRAVVCERGAANQITVDHEPHSERRRIEKQGGFVTTLPGDVPRVNGQLAVARAFGDQSLKAHLSSEPDVRHVPVNSTIEFVILASDGLWKVIKNQEAVDLVKHIKDPQAAAKRLTTEALAKNSKDDISCIVIRFG, from the exons ATGAGTAATCAGGCAGTTGCAAGTGCTTCTAACACAGCAAAATCCCCCAGcttctttgaaaaaatcaag AATGCTACTTGCCTTAAATCTTCATCGGCTGATTCTGGGAAGGGGAAAAGCAAGTCATCGACTAATACAGTGTCTCATGGATTCCACTTAGTTGAAGGTAAATCTGGTCATGATATGGAGGACTACCATGTTGCTGAAtacagaaaaaagaagaatcacGTGCTTGGATTATTTGCCATATTTGACGGCCACCTAGGTGATCGTGTGCCAAGTTATTTGAGAGATAACCTTTTCAACAGAATACTTGATGAG CCAACTTTCTGGAACAATCCTGAGTCGGCAATAAGGAATGCTTACCGCTCCACAGATAAGTTAATATTGGATAACTCCTTGCAATTAGGGCCTGGTGGCTCAACTGCAGTAACTGCAATAGTCATTGATGGCAAAGACTTATGGGTGGCAAACATTGGTGACTCAAGAGCTGTTGTGTGTGAGAGGGGCGCTGCTAATCAAATTACAGTAGATCACGAACCTCATAGTGAACGAAGAAGGATCGAGAAGCAGGGTGGCTTTGTGACTACTCTGCCTG GAGATGTACCCAGGGTTAATGGCCAACTTGCAGTTGCACGTGCTTTTGGGGATCAAAGCCTCAAAGCTCATTTAAGTTCAGAGCCTGATGTAAGACATGTGCCCGTAAACTCAACCATTGAGTTTGTTATATTGGCAAGTGATGGATTATGGAAG GTTATTAAAAATCAAGAGGCAGTTGATTTGGTGAAACACATAAAAGATCCTCAAGCAGCAGCAAAGCGATTGACAACTGAAGCATTGGCGAAAAATAGTAAAGATGATATATCTTGCATTGTGATCCGTTTTGGATGA
- the LOC126707636 gene encoding leucine-rich repeat extensin-like protein 2 isoform X2, with amino-acid sequence MSHPSSLSFFLLLFLLASTFLCQICSATDEDDEQGLAVAVDPNLRFENPSLRQAYIALQAWKSAIYSDPLNFTANWVGPKVCSYKGVYCAPSPTNDSHRVVAGIDLNHADIAGYLPPELGLLTDLALFHLNSNRFCGVVPKTFNRLKLLYELDISNNRFVGKFPNVVLSLPTLKYLDLRFNEFEGSVPSQLFDKDLDAIFINDNRFRFGIPENLGNSPVSVLVFANNNLGGCIPGSIGKMGKTLNEIILLNDNLTGCLPPEIGLLRKLTVFDVSFNHLQGPLPSSIGNMKSLEQLDVAHNSFTGVIPKSVCELPKLQNFTYSFNYFTGEAPACAAISGRGIANGKKNCIPGKIDQRSSRECSSEPAHPVDCRKLKCSGSSGGGGGGGHSPRPGVSPSHTPPPPTSESSPTFRSHPPPPPSHISPTPSPPKKPYHSPPSPPPPTHRESPRTYLPPPPPHSSNVPSYPPTVPVLPPTYPPPSTVPAQPPAIGVKPPTYQPVSPPPPPPVAYGPKHSPPPPPPQHSAEAPPPSHYYGQTSPPPPPPSHGYGQTPPPPPPPSHGYGQTPPPPPPSPSHHYHYTSPPPPPPPLHQYGTPPPPPNEPIWHNPPPPPTGGCPTPVSAPPPPTHSVPSPHPSKPHPPPHQTPSSPPPDNTPLPPIRGVSYASPPPPVIPYY; translated from the exons ATGTCTCATCCTAGCTCCTTGAGCTTCTTCTTGCTTCTTTTCTTACTTGCTTCAACCTTTCTTTGCCAGATCTGTTCAGCTAcagatgaagatgatgaacaAGGCTTGGCTGTAGCTGTAGATCCAAACCTAAGGTTTGAGAATCCAAGTCTCCGTCAAGCCTACATTGCTCTCCAAGCTTGGAAATCAGCCATCTATTCAGACCCATTAAACTTCACAGCCAACTGGGTAGGCCCAAAAGTTTGTTCCTACAAAGGTGTGTATTGTGCTCCATCTCCCACCAATGATTCACACAGAGTTGTAGCTGGCATTGACCTCAACCATGCTGACATTGCTGGCTATCTGCCTCCTGAGCTTGGCCTCCTCACAGATCTAGCTCTCTTTCACCTCAACTCAAATCGTTTTTGTGGGGTTGTACCCAAGACTTTCAACCGCTTGAAACTCCTCTATGAGCTTGACATCAGTAACAATCGCTTTGTGGGAAAGTTTCCAAATGTTGTCTTGTCTTTGCCAACACTCAAATACCTGGACCTTCGTTTCAATGAGTTTGAAGGTTCTGTCCCTTCCCAACTCTTTGACAAAGATCTTGATGCTATCTTTATCAATGACAACAGGTTCAGATTTGGCATCCCAGAGAATCTTGGTAACTCACCAGTTTCAGTGTTGGTCTTTGCCAACAACAACCTTGGTGGGTGTATACCAGGCAGCATTGGAAAGATGGGAAAAACACTCAATGAGATTATTCTCTTGAATGACAATCTCACTGGGTGTTTGCCTCCAGAGATTGGGCTTCTTAGGAAGCTTACTGTGTTTGATGTGAGCTTCAATCATTTACAAGGCCCATTGCCTTCAAGTATTGGAAACATGAAGAGCTTGGAGCAACTTGATGTAGCTCACAACAGCTTCACTGGTGTTATACCAAAGAGTGTGTGCGAGTTGCCTAAGTTGCAAAACTTCACctattctttcaattatttcaCTGGAGAAGCTCCAGCTTGTGCTGCTATATCAGGAAGAGGTATAGCCAATGGTAAAAAGAATTGCATTCCTGGCAAGATTGATCAACGTTCTTCACGAGAATGTTCTTCAGAACCTGCTCACCCTGTTGATTGTAGAAAGCTCAAATGCAGTGGCAGCAGTGGCGGCGGCGGTGGTGGAGGCCATTCACCAAGGCCAGGTGTTAGTCCTAGTCATACACCTCCACCACCAACATCAGAGTCTTCACCTACCTTTAGATCACACcctccacctccaccatcaCACATTTCACCAACACCATCTCCTCCCAAAAAGCCATACCACTCACCACCTTCACCACCACCTCCTACTCATAGGGAATCACCAAGGACATAcctcccaccaccaccaccacattcATCAAATGTACCATCATACCCACCAACTGTTCCTGTCTTGCCTCCAACCTATCCACCTCCATCTACTGTGCCTGCACAACCACCAGCTATTGGTGTCAAACCACCTACCTATCAACCTgtctcaccaccaccaccaccaccagttgCATATGGGCCTAAACATTcgcctccacctccacctccccAGCATTCAGCTGAAG cgccaccaccaagTCATTACTACGGTCAAacttcacctccaccaccaccaccaagccATGGCTACGGTCaaactccaccaccaccaccaccaccaagtCATGGCTATGGTCAAactccaccaccaccgccaccatcACCAAGTCATCACTACCATTACACatcgccgccaccaccaccaccaccattgcaTCAATATGGAACCCCTCCACCTCCACCAAATGAGCCAATATGGCATAATCCCCCACCACCTCCAACCGGCGGTTGTCCCACTCCAGTgtcagcaccaccaccaccaacccaTTCAGTGCCAAGTCCTCACCCTTCAAAACCACACCCACCTCCTCACCAAACACCATCATCACCTCCACCGGATAACACGCCACTTCCACCTATTAGAGGAGTATCATATGCATCACCTCCTCCCCCTGTAATTCCTTATTATTAG
- the LOC126707636 gene encoding leucine-rich repeat extensin-like protein 2 isoform X1, translating into MSHPSSLSFFLLLFLLASTFLCQICSATDEDDEQGLAVAVDPNLRFENPSLRQAYIALQAWKSAIYSDPLNFTANWVGPKVCSYKGVYCAPSPTNDSHRVVAGIDLNHADIAGYLPPELGLLTDLALFHLNSNRFCGVVPKTFNRLKLLYELDISNNRFVGKFPNVVLSLPTLKYLDLRFNEFEGSVPSQLFDKDLDAIFINDNRFRFGIPENLGNSPVSVLVFANNNLGGCIPGSIGKMGKTLNEIILLNDNLTGCLPPEIGLLRKLTVFDVSFNHLQGPLPSSIGNMKSLEQLDVAHNSFTGVIPKSVCELPKLQNFTYSFNYFTGEAPACAAISGRGIANGKKNCIPGKIDQRSSRECSSEPAHPVDCRKLKCSGSSGGGGGGGHSPRPGVSPSHTPPPPTSESSPTFRSHPPPPPSHISPTPSPPKKPYHSPPSPPPPTHRESPRTYLPPPPPHSSNVPSYPPTVPVLPPTYPPPSTVPAQPPAIGVKPPTYQPVSPPPPPPVAYGPKHSPPPPPPQHSAEAPPPSHYYGHTSPPPPPPSHYYGQTSPPPPPPSHGYGQTPPPPPPPSHGYGQTPPPPPPSPSHHYHYTSPPPPPPPLHQYGTPPPPPNEPIWHNPPPPPTGGCPTPVSAPPPPTHSVPSPHPSKPHPPPHQTPSSPPPDNTPLPPIRGVSYASPPPPVIPYY; encoded by the coding sequence ATGTCTCATCCTAGCTCCTTGAGCTTCTTCTTGCTTCTTTTCTTACTTGCTTCAACCTTTCTTTGCCAGATCTGTTCAGCTAcagatgaagatgatgaacaAGGCTTGGCTGTAGCTGTAGATCCAAACCTAAGGTTTGAGAATCCAAGTCTCCGTCAAGCCTACATTGCTCTCCAAGCTTGGAAATCAGCCATCTATTCAGACCCATTAAACTTCACAGCCAACTGGGTAGGCCCAAAAGTTTGTTCCTACAAAGGTGTGTATTGTGCTCCATCTCCCACCAATGATTCACACAGAGTTGTAGCTGGCATTGACCTCAACCATGCTGACATTGCTGGCTATCTGCCTCCTGAGCTTGGCCTCCTCACAGATCTAGCTCTCTTTCACCTCAACTCAAATCGTTTTTGTGGGGTTGTACCCAAGACTTTCAACCGCTTGAAACTCCTCTATGAGCTTGACATCAGTAACAATCGCTTTGTGGGAAAGTTTCCAAATGTTGTCTTGTCTTTGCCAACACTCAAATACCTGGACCTTCGTTTCAATGAGTTTGAAGGTTCTGTCCCTTCCCAACTCTTTGACAAAGATCTTGATGCTATCTTTATCAATGACAACAGGTTCAGATTTGGCATCCCAGAGAATCTTGGTAACTCACCAGTTTCAGTGTTGGTCTTTGCCAACAACAACCTTGGTGGGTGTATACCAGGCAGCATTGGAAAGATGGGAAAAACACTCAATGAGATTATTCTCTTGAATGACAATCTCACTGGGTGTTTGCCTCCAGAGATTGGGCTTCTTAGGAAGCTTACTGTGTTTGATGTGAGCTTCAATCATTTACAAGGCCCATTGCCTTCAAGTATTGGAAACATGAAGAGCTTGGAGCAACTTGATGTAGCTCACAACAGCTTCACTGGTGTTATACCAAAGAGTGTGTGCGAGTTGCCTAAGTTGCAAAACTTCACctattctttcaattatttcaCTGGAGAAGCTCCAGCTTGTGCTGCTATATCAGGAAGAGGTATAGCCAATGGTAAAAAGAATTGCATTCCTGGCAAGATTGATCAACGTTCTTCACGAGAATGTTCTTCAGAACCTGCTCACCCTGTTGATTGTAGAAAGCTCAAATGCAGTGGCAGCAGTGGCGGCGGCGGTGGTGGAGGCCATTCACCAAGGCCAGGTGTTAGTCCTAGTCATACACCTCCACCACCAACATCAGAGTCTTCACCTACCTTTAGATCACACcctccacctccaccatcaCACATTTCACCAACACCATCTCCTCCCAAAAAGCCATACCACTCACCACCTTCACCACCACCTCCTACTCATAGGGAATCACCAAGGACATAcctcccaccaccaccaccacattcATCAAATGTACCATCATACCCACCAACTGTTCCTGTCTTGCCTCCAACCTATCCACCTCCATCTACTGTGCCTGCACAACCACCAGCTATTGGTGTCAAACCACCTACCTATCAACCTgtctcaccaccaccaccaccaccagttgCATATGGGCCTAAACATTcgcctccacctccacctccccAGCATTCAGCTGAAGCTCCACCGCCAAGTCATTACTACGGTCACACttcaccaccaccgccaccaccaagTCATTACTACGGTCAAacttcacctccaccaccaccaccaagccATGGCTACGGTCaaactccaccaccaccaccaccaccaagtCATGGCTATGGTCAAactccaccaccaccgccaccatcACCAAGTCATCACTACCATTACACatcgccgccaccaccaccaccaccattgcaTCAATATGGAACCCCTCCACCTCCACCAAATGAGCCAATATGGCATAATCCCCCACCACCTCCAACCGGCGGTTGTCCCACTCCAGTgtcagcaccaccaccaccaacccaTTCAGTGCCAAGTCCTCACCCTTCAAAACCACACCCACCTCCTCACCAAACACCATCATCACCTCCACCGGATAACACGCCACTTCCACCTATTAGAGGAGTATCATATGCATCACCTCCTCCCCCTGTAATTCCTTATTATTAG